The following coding sequences are from one Tachysurus vachellii isolate PV-2020 chromosome 7, HZAU_Pvac_v1, whole genome shotgun sequence window:
- the LOC132848548 gene encoding carboxypeptidase Z-like produces MAIKLCKMRSFWTFLFASVLGRATWGFPRTCKPGSYSQGRCRTHQDDQPKCTEIMLTYCKDMPYSTTMYPNLLDQKSRVEAEQSVEYLLLNVVHSVLNGECNPDIRMLGCSIIAPRCENSKILKPCRSTCESVHKACDHMFERIGMAWPYYLDCDRFFVSEEEGCYDPLEGLRENVETELDSIPVEASSVIPFTYHSNTEMFAILNKTAEECAHISRTYSIGQSVEKKDLLVIEFSSNPGEHELLEPEVKYIGNMHGNEVIGRELLIYLAQYLCSEYLLGNTRIQTLINTTRIHILPSMNPDGYELALSEEQRGSDSEYDEDAVYSSHAAGRYNAQNIDLNRNFPDLTSSVYNQRRLKYFRNDHIPIPDSYWLGKVAPETYAVMKWIRSIPFVLSASFHGGDLVVSYPYDLSKDPFQKNLFSPTPDEQVFRQLAKIYADAHATMSSPDTDRCGGNFADKEGTVNGAQWYSIQGGMGDFNYLHTNCFEITVELGCDKFPAEDEVYASWKENKEALLTFLESVQMGIKGIVKDEDGNGIKGAIVSVKGIRHSITTAENGDYWRLLTPGIHIVSASAPGYSRAVKRVHLPAHMQTAGRVDFVLKKVPVDPEINELNILHMENYERFDPYKHLARYYTRESKLRQEERQQKPWWWSYFTQLNNQNPSWLLRN; encoded by the exons ATGGCTATAAAACTATGCAAAATGAGAAGTTTTTGGACGTTTCTTTTCGCCAGCGTTTTGGGAAGAGCTACGTGGGGTTTCCCACGGACATGTAAACCTGGCAGCTATTCTCAAG GAAGGTGCAGAACTCATCAAGATGACCAAC CCAAATGTACAGAAATCATGTTGACATACTGTAAAGATATGCCCTACTCCACCACCATGTATCCTAACCTCCTGGATCAAAAAAGTCGCGTTGAGGCTGAACAGAGTGTGGAGTATCTGCTTCTGAATGTAGTTCATTCAGTGCTAAATGGGGAGTGCAATCCAGATATACGCATGCTTGGCTGCTCCATCATAGCACCGCGCTGTGAGAACAGTAAGATCCTGAAGCCCTGTCGTAGTACCTGCGAATCTGTGCACAAAGCCTGTGACCACATGTTTGAGCGCATTGGAATGGCCTGGCCCTACTATCTAGACTGTGACCGCTTTTTTGTTAGTGAAGAGGAGGGCTGCTATGACCCACTGGAAGGCCTGAGAG AGAACGTGGAGACTGAATTGGATAGCATTCCAGTAGAGGCCTCATCAGTAATCCCATTCACGTATCACTCCAACACGGAGATGTTCGCCATCCTCAATAAGACAGCAGAAGAATGCGCTCACATTTCAAGGACATACAGCATTGGACAGAGTGTTGAAAAGAAAGACCTGCTGGTAATTGAGTTTTCAAGCAACCCTGGAGAGCATGAACTAT TGGAGCCAGAGGTCAAGTACATTGGTAACATGCATGGAAATGAGGTGATCGGCCGAGAGCTGCTGATTTACTTGGCTCAGTACCTGTGCTCTGAATATCTGTTGGGAAATACAAGGATCCAGACTCTCATCAACACCACACGTATCCACATTTTGCCCTCCATGAATCCTGATGGCTACGAGTTAGCTCTTTCTGAAGAGCAGAGAGGTTCAGACTCAGAGTATGATGAG GATGCTGTATACTCTAGCCACGCGGCTGGCCGTTACAATGCCCAAAATATAGACCTCAATAGAAATTTCCCAGACTTGACTTCTTCTGTCTACAACCAGCGTAGACTCAAGTACTTTCGCAATGACCATATTCCCATCCCAGACTCATACTGGCTTGGTAAG GTTGCTCCAGAGACATATGCTGTTATGAAATGGATACGGTCCATTCCATTTGTTCTGTCTGCTAGCTTTCATGGAGGAGACCTGGTGGTGTCTTACCCTTATGACCTCTCAAAGGATCCTTTCCAAAAGAACTTGTTCTCTCCTACTCCAGATGAGCAG GTTTTCAGGCAGTTGGCCAAGATTTACGCAGATGCCCATGCTACAATGTCTAGcccagacacagacaggtgtgGTGGCAACTTTGCTGATAAAGAGGGGACTGTGAATGGGGCTCAGTGGTACAGCATACAAGGAG GGATGGGAGACTTTAATTACCTCCACACAAACTGCTTTGAGATAACAGTAGAACTGGGCTGTGACAAATTTCCAGCAGAGGACGAAGTATATGCAAgctggaaagaaaataaagaggcTCTCTTGACTTTCTTGGAGTCG GTGCAGATGGGAATTAAAGGTATTGTCAAAGATGAAGATGGTAATGGAATTAAAGGAGCCATTGTGTCAGTTAAAGGGATCAGGCATTCCATCACCACAG CTGAAAACGGTGATTATTGGAGACTGCTGACACCAGGCATCCACATTGTCAGTGCCTCTGCACCAGGTTATAGCAGAGCCGTAAAGAGGGTGCACCTTCCTGCTCACATGCAGACTGCTGGTCGTGTGGACTTTGTACTTAAGAAAGTACCAGTGGATCcggaaataaatgaattaaacatcCTGCATATGGAAAACTATGAGCGATTTGACCCGTATAAGCATCTTGCACGATATTACACTAGAGAATCTAAGCTGAGGCAGGAGGAGAGGCAACAGAAGCCGTGGTGGTGGTCCTATTTTACACAGCTGAATAACCAAAACCCGTCCTGGCTCCTGAGAAATTAG
- the gpr78b gene encoding G-protein coupled receptor 26: MDLAEILLALFIVVVATVSLLSNLLVLLCFAHSSEIRRQVPGIFTTNLSFCNLLITVLNMPSTLVGIVKDQQPFGDCLCRAVSFLDTFLTANAMLSMAALSIDRWIAVVFPLSYSSKMRCRDALLMVCYAWLHSLAFSVVALLRSWLDYSRAYASCTLRLNAESSRTDFAAFTVAFHGASFMLSLLVLCVTYLKVLKVARFHCKRIDIITMQTLFLLVDIHPSVKQRCLAEQKRRKQRATKKISIFIGSFIICFGPYVITRLTELLPFVDINRYWGIISKCLTYSKAASDPFAYSLLRQQYKKVLVTVTNRLLKRDLHPSSGHNSSLDTENDYCLQRIS; this comes from the exons ATGGACTTGGCGGAGATCCTGCTAGCACTTTTCATCGTCGTGGTTGCGACGGTCTCCTTGTTGTCCAACTTGCTAGTTTTGCTATGTTTCGCGCACAGCAGCGAGATACGAAGGCAGGTGCCGGGCATTTTCACGACGAACTTGTCCTTTTGCAACCTGCTCATCACCGTGCTGAACATGCCGTCGACGCTGGTCGGGATCGTAAAGGACCAGCAGCCTTTCGGGGACTGCCTGTGTCGCGCGGTCAGCTTCCTAGACACATTCCTGACAGCCAACGCGATGCTAAGCATGGCGGCGCTCAGTATCGACCGCTGGATCGCCGTGGTCTTCCCGCTGAGCTACTCGAGCAAGATGCGGTGCCGGGACGCGCTGCTGATGGTGTGCTACGCGTGGCTCCACTCGCTCGCCTTCTCCGTGGTGGCGCTGCTGCGCTCCTGGCTCGACTACAGCCGCGCGTACGCATCCTGCACCTTGCGCCTGAACGCCGAGAGCTCCCGCACAGATTTCGCCGCCTTCACCGTGGCCTTCCACGGCGCCAGCTTTATGCTCTCGCTGCTCGTGTTGTGCGTGACTTACTTAAAAGTGCTCAAAGTCGCACGCTTTCATTGCAAAAGGATCGACATTATTACCATGCAGACGCTCTTCTTGCTTGTTGATATACACCCAAG CGTTAAACAACGTTGTTTGGCCGAGCAAAAGCGGAGGAAACAGCGCGCGACTAAGAAAATCAGTATATTTATTggatcatttattatttgtttcggTCCCTATGTTATAACCAG GCTGACAGAGCTTCTTCCCTTTGTGGATATCAACCGATACTGGGGTATCATCAGCAAGTGCCTAACATACAGCAAGGCAGCTTCAGATCCCTTTGCATATTCCCTCTTGCGCCAACAGTACAAGAAAGTGCTTGTAACAGTGACCAATCGGCTATTGAAACGTGATTTACACCCTTCCTCTGGACACAACAGCTCACTGGACACAGAAAATGACTACTGTCTCCAAAGAATCAGCTAA